The following proteins are encoded in a genomic region of Pseudodesulfovibrio mercurii:
- the ureG gene encoding urease accessory protein UreG, with the protein MSQALRLGIGGPVGSGKTALIEQLCLALRHDYEIAVVTNDIYTREDAEFLTRRAALPPERIRGVETGGCPHTAIREDASANLAAVEELCAQFPALQLVMVESGGDNLSASFSPELADLAIYVIDVSAGDKIPRKGGPGITRTDLLVINKTDLAPLVGASLEVMARDARTQRGDKPFVFSNMKTKQGLDEIIAFIKREGLLDA; encoded by the coding sequence ATGTCCCAAGCCCTTCGTCTCGGCATCGGCGGCCCGGTCGGCTCCGGCAAGACCGCGCTCATCGAACAGCTCTGCCTGGCCCTGCGCCACGACTACGAGATCGCCGTGGTCACCAACGACATCTACACCCGCGAGGACGCCGAGTTCCTGACCCGCCGCGCGGCCCTGCCCCCGGAGCGCATCCGGGGCGTGGAGACCGGCGGCTGCCCGCACACGGCCATCCGCGAGGACGCCTCGGCCAACCTGGCGGCGGTGGAGGAGCTGTGCGCGCAGTTCCCGGCCCTGCAACTGGTCATGGTCGAATCCGGCGGCGACAACCTGAGCGCCTCGTTCAGCCCCGAGCTGGCGGACCTGGCCATCTACGTCATCGACGTGTCCGCGGGCGACAAGATCCCGCGCAAGGGCGGCCCCGGCATCACCCGCACCGACCTGCTGGTTATCAACAAGACCGACCTGGCCCCCCTGGTGGGCGCGTCCCTCGAGGTCATGGCCCGCGACGCCCGGACCCAACGCGGCGACAAGCCGTTCGTCTTCAGCAACATGAAGACGAAACAGGGCCTGGACGAGATCATCGCCTTCATCAAGCGGGAAGGCCTCCTGGACGCCTAG
- a CDS encoding nuclease domain-containing protein has product MIECSVFCAGERIGPEFGSLRLEENASYEVVVETGPDARLWLDHLPLPAVAAGRFALTTGFWVGDSLLRVESEGERAEYPVRVRPSGYKLLQGEWQAMLADVETWLSGASVGMEGGQGGSADVHGGASPQFLTVALLPLVRALVESLTAICTSPRTKDAGYWADVELRRMRKAGREAVSWVSRHPEVGAWLDPWKRLELLGDEPLVPLRRVQETIDHPANRYVLWLAGRAARRLESVSTALREMAERYPGNDSAPWCLARSSAMEAAAASVRRAIRRSPLRHLTPRPPSEAALLVVLDDPVYARFHNLGRLFCSPRFNLDGNAAQLGAPVRPSFELYEIWCFLSVVEGLRNALPGWSWITRGYGRILDLGSSGAGAAACGVAPDGTRVEVEFNAVFPGFFARSNAKRWSLSSERRPDIVLSVRRPSGDGWWACLDAKYRVGRANLGNAFASVHIYRDALVWEDLGGSPVWSFLLSPKAGDDTREWFSPAFRETFARGVWELRPSATNDRELEAWLASAVGQQDGPPCVPPAPTNPADHVPHQEG; this is encoded by the coding sequence ATGATCGAGTGCAGCGTGTTCTGCGCGGGCGAACGCATCGGCCCCGAGTTCGGCAGCCTGCGCCTGGAGGAAAACGCCTCCTACGAGGTCGTCGTCGAGACCGGCCCGGATGCCCGGCTGTGGCTCGACCACCTGCCGCTTCCGGCCGTTGCCGCCGGGCGCTTCGCCCTGACGACCGGCTTCTGGGTCGGCGACAGCCTGCTGCGCGTCGAGTCGGAAGGGGAGCGGGCCGAGTATCCGGTCCGCGTCCGGCCGTCGGGATACAAATTGCTCCAGGGCGAATGGCAGGCCATGCTGGCCGACGTCGAGACCTGGCTGAGCGGGGCGAGCGTCGGCATGGAGGGCGGCCAGGGCGGCAGCGCCGACGTGCACGGCGGGGCGTCCCCGCAGTTCCTGACCGTGGCGCTGCTGCCGCTCGTCCGCGCCCTTGTCGAGAGCCTGACCGCCATCTGCACCTCGCCCCGGACCAAGGACGCGGGCTACTGGGCCGACGTGGAGCTGCGGCGCATGCGCAAGGCGGGCCGCGAGGCCGTTTCCTGGGTCAGCCGCCACCCCGAAGTCGGGGCCTGGCTCGACCCCTGGAAGCGGCTGGAGCTGCTCGGCGACGAACCGCTCGTGCCGCTGCGCCGGGTCCAGGAGACCATCGACCATCCCGCCAACCGCTATGTGCTCTGGCTCGCCGGGCGCGCGGCCAGGCGGCTCGAGTCCGTGTCCACGGCCCTGCGGGAGATGGCCGAACGCTATCCGGGCAACGACAGCGCCCCCTGGTGCCTGGCGCGATCCTCGGCCATGGAAGCGGCCGCAGCCTCCGTGCGCCGGGCGATCCGCCGGTCCCCCCTGCGCCACCTGACCCCGCGCCCACCGAGTGAAGCCGCCCTGCTCGTGGTCCTGGACGACCCCGTCTACGCGCGCTTCCACAATCTCGGCCGGTTGTTCTGTTCGCCGCGTTTCAACCTCGACGGCAACGCCGCCCAGCTGGGCGCGCCGGTCCGGCCGAGTTTCGAACTGTACGAGATATGGTGCTTCCTCTCGGTGGTCGAGGGGTTGCGTAACGCATTGCCCGGCTGGTCCTGGATCACGCGCGGGTACGGCAGGATCCTCGATCTCGGCAGTTCCGGCGCGGGCGCGGCGGCGTGCGGCGTCGCCCCGGACGGGACGCGGGTCGAGGTCGAGTTCAACGCCGTCTTCCCGGGCTTTTTCGCCCGCTCAAACGCCAAACGCTGGTCCCTGTCGTCCGAACGGCGGCCCGACATCGTCCTGTCGGTGCGCCGTCCGTCCGGCGACGGGTGGTGGGCTTGCCTGGACGCCAAGTACCGGGTGGGCCGGGCCAACCTCGGCAACGCCTTCGCCTCGGTCCACATCTACCGCGACGCCCTGGTCTGGGAGGACCTGGGCGGGTCGCCCGTCTGGTCGTTCCTCCTTTCGCCCAAGGCCGGGGACGACACGCGGGAGTGGTTTTCGCCCGCCTTCCGCGAGACCTTCGCGCGCGGGGTCTGGGAGCTTCGGCCCTCGGCAACCAATGACCGCGAACTCGAGGCATGGCTCGCCTCGGCCGTCGGGCAACAGGACGGGCCCCCCTGCGTCCCCCCGGCGCCGACCAACCCCGCCGACCACGTCCCGCATCAGGAGGGGTGA
- a CDS encoding McrB family protein gives MSTEKRTYWFVGAAWSKGDQADRFLSEGIWENGYDDKYTDHVKAMKPGERIAIKASYTRKRDLPFDNRGRPVSVMSIKAVGTITANDGNGKTVQVDWTPVDPIREWYFYTYQGTIWKVVEGSSWMADALIAFTFDGKGQNCAQFRNEPYWKDRYGSDEELDADEAPPVLDLWPANKQFKGIAATNGYVDGYREAIGMTIGGIDKEEFAEVLRNGDFFSQYTPQSCRSIFSILKRLGLIEHRGGGLWHPSELGEQFLESELPDLLVKRMVESVFGFAHILRLLEQQPVMAKKALHEDLRKIYPQWTTDFAPSSLGAWAKGLGLINEEDKEYSLTDYGRYWASALPESIPTPSLPVQQPPRHVEEEEEEAVSWPSLQDIAERFATDPELKKYVFSENQLNSLHLAWHCLDKKRFVILSGLSGTGKTALLRHYARMYCDLAGVDPEEHMAVVAVSPDWRDPSGLLGYLNALHADPTFQAEPGLRVVLGAAQHPDQPYFLILDEMNMARVERYFAPFLSAMEIDGALSLHANEDYVNDVPPSIPWPRNLFVGGTVNMDETTHPFSDKVLDRAFTFEFWDVELEGFFDRQPPERRMPEVEKLLIALQGELKAIRRHFGYRVADEMLAFVGSCANNGLTDQSVATELLDQAVFSKILPRLRGEESPSLLNALGNVRHICQENGLTKSAAKIESMTEQLSATGVTRFWA, from the coding sequence ATGAGCACGGAAAAGAGGACATACTGGTTTGTCGGCGCGGCCTGGAGCAAGGGCGACCAGGCCGACCGTTTTCTCTCCGAGGGCATCTGGGAAAACGGCTACGACGACAAATACACCGACCATGTGAAGGCCATGAAGCCCGGGGAGCGCATCGCCATCAAGGCCAGCTACACGCGCAAGCGCGACCTGCCCTTCGACAACCGGGGCAGGCCTGTCTCGGTCATGAGCATCAAGGCCGTGGGAACCATCACGGCCAACGACGGCAACGGCAAGACCGTCCAGGTGGACTGGACCCCTGTCGACCCCATCCGCGAATGGTACTTTTACACTTACCAGGGGACCATCTGGAAGGTGGTCGAAGGCTCGTCGTGGATGGCGGACGCCCTGATCGCCTTCACCTTTGACGGCAAGGGGCAGAATTGCGCGCAGTTCCGCAACGAGCCGTACTGGAAGGACCGCTACGGTTCGGACGAGGAACTGGACGCCGACGAGGCCCCCCCGGTCCTGGACCTTTGGCCCGCCAACAAGCAGTTCAAGGGCATAGCGGCAACGAACGGGTACGTGGACGGCTACCGGGAAGCTATCGGCATGACCATCGGCGGCATCGACAAGGAGGAGTTTGCCGAGGTCCTGCGCAACGGTGATTTCTTCAGCCAGTACACCCCGCAGTCCTGTCGAAGCATTTTCAGTATCTTGAAACGGCTGGGCCTCATCGAGCACCGGGGCGGCGGCCTGTGGCATCCCAGCGAGTTGGGCGAGCAGTTCCTCGAATCGGAGCTGCCTGACCTGCTCGTGAAGCGGATGGTCGAGTCGGTATTCGGCTTCGCCCACATCCTGCGCCTGCTCGAACAACAGCCGGTCATGGCCAAAAAGGCGCTCCACGAAGACCTGCGGAAGATCTACCCCCAATGGACCACCGACTTCGCGCCCAGCTCCCTGGGGGCCTGGGCAAAGGGGCTCGGGCTCATCAATGAGGAGGACAAGGAATACAGCCTGACCGACTACGGCCGCTACTGGGCCTCGGCCCTGCCGGAGAGCATCCCCACCCCGTCCCTGCCCGTACAGCAACCGCCCCGGCACGTCGAAGAGGAAGAGGAGGAAGCGGTCTCCTGGCCCTCCCTCCAGGATATCGCCGAGCGCTTCGCCACCGATCCGGAGCTGAAGAAATACGTCTTTTCCGAGAACCAGCTCAATTCCCTCCACCTCGCCTGGCATTGTCTGGACAAGAAGCGCTTCGTCATCCTCTCCGGGCTGTCCGGTACGGGAAAGACCGCGCTGTTGCGGCACTACGCCCGCATGTACTGCGATCTGGCGGGGGTCGATCCCGAAGAGCACATGGCCGTGGTCGCGGTCTCCCCGGACTGGCGCGACCCCTCGGGGCTGCTCGGCTATCTCAACGCGCTGCACGCCGACCCGACCTTCCAGGCGGAGCCCGGACTGCGCGTCGTGCTCGGGGCGGCCCAGCACCCGGACCAGCCCTACTTCCTCATCCTCGACGAGATGAACATGGCCCGGGTGGAGCGCTATTTCGCCCCCTTCCTGTCGGCCATGGAGATCGACGGCGCATTGAGCCTCCACGCCAACGAGGACTACGTCAACGACGTGCCGCCCTCCATCCCCTGGCCGCGCAACCTGTTCGTGGGCGGGACCGTGAACATGGACGAGACCACCCATCCCTTCAGCGACAAGGTGCTGGACAGGGCCTTCACCTTCGAATTCTGGGACGTGGAGCTCGAGGGCTTCTTCGACCGGCAGCCCCCGGAGCGGCGGATGCCCGAGGTGGAGAAGCTGCTCATCGCCCTGCAGGGTGAACTGAAGGCCATCCGCCGCCACTTCGGCTACCGGGTCGCCGACGAGATGCTCGCCTTCGTGGGCAGTTGCGCGAACAACGGCCTGACCGACCAGAGCGTCGCCACCGAGCTGCTCGACCAGGCCGTCTTCTCCAAGATCCTGCCGAGGTTGCGCGGCGAGGAGAGCCCGAGCCTACTCAATGCCCTCGGGAACGTGCGGCACATCTGCCAGGAGAACGGCCTGACCAAGAGCGCGGCCAAGATCGAGAGCATGACGGAACAGCTTTCGGCCACCGGCGTGACGAGATTCTGGGCATGA
- a CDS encoding UvrD-helicase domain-containing protein, translating to MPNDLTILSASAGSGKTYTLTGLLAGLLDQGVRPDGVVATTFTRKAASELSARVRSRLIAAGKADAAQCIQDGYIGTVNAVCGAILGDYALEAGLSPNLDVLPDGEDSAVFRAAVSEVLRLNTPPLTPVLRSLGLFDLRESWDKPVKRIIDAARANRIDRAELLACAEKSWESFRQLLPEPLSLQDGRRLDDELRRAVDEALRDLPAPGDGTKATEGVRDRLRIIRNNMRNGAPGCWGDWISLAKFAPGKQSRDIVQPITELAEQVLGHPRLHHDVETYIRKMFECASDAMGRYQQYKKDLGLIDFTDQEALTLSLLENDDIGQRLRERLDLLMVDEFQDTSPIQLALFLRLSQVAGKSVWVGDQKQSIYAFRGTDPGLMDAVVENVDRVEVLGESWRSQPDLVRFANAFFGAAMRPHGIPAAQVELVPKVVELETDDPHLMCWRLQANNKTVEAACLASGIVDLLSSAGRHAVLDKATGGARPLRPGDIAVLCLKNHECELVAEALNDRGIRAAVPRPGLMAQPETQLALAAFRYLADESDLLAVAEMARLLAGEEGPDWWLPLVRPGDLEAVKERIPAIHRLDAARSNLVQLTAVETLDLAVSLVDARPVAKSWPHPGNRLANLDALRGYALAYEDACGASRSPATSAGLLAHFSRLAADKEDKQAEGGGSDAVQVLTYHRSKGLEWPLVVLTGMDSVDNPRIFGLNVCSDSETFDMDNPLAGRWLRFWPWPFGAGRRIPALEEALEGTAAQRRAEAMERRERLRLLYVGMTRARDHLVLAARIPGKTDGTTSWLDACVDETGEKVFVFPLEPGVQTIRVGADHQARIDVGSFAPESEGAVPPPGVPRTPALPVEPAGREPARFALGGYPSNGTVRTEAVRIGPPYPIGKREDPARLGSAVHAFLGAVPGGLDRAVRETRAQAVLADWELSEVDAATLCEMQDRLAAFIGERFGDPGVRTEWPVHLRRGPASGAGWVDMLLGLPEADVIIDHKTATGSADRLEAKAASYAGQLSAYAEAMSKASGRPVRETWIHFPLAGLMVNVTVSDE from the coding sequence ATGCCGAATGATCTGACCATACTCAGCGCCAGCGCCGGTTCGGGCAAGACCTACACCCTGACGGGGCTCCTGGCGGGTCTGCTGGACCAGGGCGTCCGGCCCGACGGCGTGGTGGCCACGACCTTCACCAGGAAGGCTGCCTCGGAGCTCTCGGCCAGGGTCCGCTCCCGGCTGATCGCCGCCGGAAAGGCGGACGCGGCCCAATGCATCCAGGACGGATACATCGGCACGGTCAACGCCGTGTGCGGGGCCATCCTCGGGGACTACGCCCTGGAGGCGGGCCTTTCCCCCAACCTGGACGTCCTGCCCGACGGCGAGGATTCGGCCGTGTTCCGTGCGGCCGTGTCCGAGGTGCTGCGCCTCAACACGCCGCCGCTGACGCCCGTGTTGCGGTCCCTCGGCCTGTTCGATCTCCGGGAAAGCTGGGACAAGCCGGTCAAGCGCATCATCGACGCGGCCAGGGCCAACCGGATCGACCGCGCCGAACTCCTCGCCTGCGCCGAAAAATCCTGGGAATCCTTCCGGCAGCTTCTGCCCGAACCCCTCTCTCTCCAGGACGGCCGACGGCTCGACGACGAGTTGCGGCGGGCGGTGGACGAGGCCCTGCGGGACCTCCCCGCTCCTGGAGACGGAACCAAGGCCACGGAAGGGGTCCGGGACCGGCTCCGGATCATCCGGAACAACATGCGCAACGGCGCGCCCGGATGCTGGGGGGACTGGATCTCCCTCGCCAAATTCGCCCCCGGCAAACAGAGCCGGGACATCGTCCAGCCGATCACCGAGCTGGCGGAGCAGGTCCTCGGCCACCCGCGCCTGCACCACGACGTCGAGACCTACATAAGGAAAATGTTCGAATGCGCGTCGGACGCCATGGGCCGGTACCAGCAGTACAAGAAGGATCTCGGCCTGATCGACTTCACCGATCAGGAGGCGCTGACCCTCAGTCTCCTCGAAAACGACGACATCGGGCAACGGCTCCGGGAGCGGCTGGACCTGCTCATGGTGGACGAGTTCCAGGACACCAGCCCCATCCAGCTGGCCCTCTTCCTGCGCCTTTCGCAGGTCGCGGGCAAGTCCGTCTGGGTGGGCGACCAGAAACAGTCCATCTACGCCTTTCGCGGGACCGATCCCGGTCTCATGGACGCCGTGGTCGAAAACGTGGACCGCGTCGAGGTCCTCGGGGAGAGCTGGCGCTCCCAGCCGGACCTGGTTCGCTTCGCCAACGCCTTTTTCGGCGCGGCGATGCGGCCGCACGGCATCCCCGCCGCACAGGTGGAGCTGGTCCCGAAGGTCGTCGAGCTCGAAACGGACGACCCGCACCTGATGTGCTGGCGGCTTCAGGCCAACAACAAGACCGTCGAGGCCGCGTGCCTGGCGAGCGGGATCGTGGACCTGCTCTCGTCGGCCGGGCGTCATGCGGTGCTGGACAAGGCCACCGGCGGGGCGCGTCCCCTGCGGCCGGGAGACATCGCCGTCCTCTGCCTGAAGAATCACGAGTGCGAGCTTGTGGCCGAGGCCCTGAATGACCGGGGCATCCGGGCGGCGGTCCCCCGTCCCGGATTGATGGCCCAGCCCGAGACGCAGCTCGCGCTGGCCGCGTTCCGCTACCTCGCGGACGAGAGCGATCTCCTCGCCGTGGCCGAGATGGCCCGGCTCCTCGCCGGGGAGGAAGGCCCGGACTGGTGGCTCCCTCTGGTACGGCCGGGCGACCTGGAGGCGGTCAAGGAACGGATTCCCGCAATACACAGGCTGGATGCGGCCCGGTCGAACCTGGTCCAGTTGACCGCCGTGGAGACCCTGGACCTCGCCGTCAGCCTCGTCGATGCCCGGCCCGTGGCCAAGTCCTGGCCGCACCCCGGCAACCGGCTGGCCAATCTCGACGCCCTCCGGGGTTATGCCCTGGCCTATGAGGACGCGTGCGGCGCTTCGCGGTCCCCCGCAACGTCGGCCGGACTCCTCGCCCATTTCTCGCGCCTGGCCGCCGACAAGGAGGACAAGCAGGCCGAAGGGGGCGGGTCCGATGCCGTCCAGGTGCTGACCTATCACCGTTCCAAGGGGCTTGAATGGCCGCTGGTGGTCCTGACCGGCATGGACTCCGTGGACAACCCCCGGATTTTCGGCCTGAACGTCTGCTCCGATTCCGAGACCTTCGACATGGACAATCCCCTGGCCGGACGCTGGCTGCGCTTCTGGCCCTGGCCCTTCGGCGCGGGCCGGAGGATTCCCGCCCTGGAGGAGGCCCTCGAAGGCACCGCCGCCCAGCGGCGGGCCGAGGCCATGGAGCGGCGCGAGCGGCTCCGCCTGCTGTACGTCGGCATGACCAGGGCCCGCGACCATCTCGTCCTCGCCGCCCGGATTCCGGGCAAAACCGACGGCACCACCAGTTGGCTGGACGCCTGCGTGGACGAGACCGGGGAAAAGGTGTTCGTCTTTCCCCTGGAGCCGGGTGTCCAGACCATCCGGGTCGGGGCCGACCACCAGGCGCGTATCGATGTGGGCTCCTTCGCCCCGGAGTCGGAAGGCGCGGTCCCGCCGCCTGGAGTCCCGCGCACTCCCGCGCTTCCGGTCGAGCCGGCCGGGCGGGAACCGGCCCGTTTCGCCTTGGGCGGGTACCCGTCAAACGGCACGGTGAGGACCGAGGCCGTCCGGATCGGACCGCCGTACCCCATCGGGAAACGAGAGGACCCGGCCCGCCTGGGCAGTGCGGTGCATGCCTTTCTGGGGGCGGTCCCCGGCGGGCTGGATCGGGCCGTCCGGGAGACGCGGGCGCAGGCCGTCCTGGCCGACTGGGAGCTGTCCGAGGTCGATGCGGCGACCCTGTGCGAGATGCAGGACCGCCTGGCGGCCTTCATCGGGGAGCGGTTCGGCGACCCGGGCGTGCGCACGGAATGGCCGGTGCACCTCCGTCGCGGCCCGGCCAGCGGGGCGGGCTGGGTGGACATGCTCCTCGGCCTGCCCGAGGCCGACGTGATCATCGACCACAAGACCGCGACCGGCTCCGCGGACCGCCTGGAAGCCAAGGCGGCGTCCTACGCCGGGCAGCTTTCGGCCTATGCCGAGGCCATGTCCAAGGCGAGCGGCCGTCCCGTCCGCGAGACCTGGATACATTTCCCCCTGGCGGGGCTCATGGTCAACGTGACCGTTTCGGATGAATAG